From one Triticum aestivum cultivar Chinese Spring chromosome 4B, IWGSC CS RefSeq v2.1, whole genome shotgun sequence genomic stretch:
- the LOC123093360 gene encoding uncharacterized protein isoform X1, producing MAIHVAVVVVLRATGWNRRHCTPLSSLCHCRRRGQAEASVRRRRTSRISAPPLKPPDGALHCLKGLKLDFHYVGLADYYCLAQLLKKRSWDLGGMTHLDTKPISIGGSPNHSQSPVAHSRIRDDETQETEAGKSLNEKLTCANGPNDSFPQHGELPLPEVSTSVGDADMQDSVKSLSEKLSAALLTISAKEDLVKQHAKVAEDVVAGWELAEGEVSNLKRPLDASSLKNPSLGSLWLPRRRRPSSPPHPGLSPPCPPKGCCCSRRCTTGGAHRLWRSALLPARIFFVAE from the exons ATGGCCATCCATGTCGCCGTTGTCGTCGTTCTTCGCGCCACCGGATGGAATCGCCGCCACTGCACGCCTCTGTCGAGCTTGTGCCATTGCCGTCGTCGCGGGCAGGCAGAAGCCTCTGTACGGCGTCGCCGCACAAGCCGGATCTCTGCACCTCCTCTCAAGCCGCCGGATGGCGCCCTCCATTGCCTGAAGG GTCTCAAGCTTGATTTCCACTATGTTGGTTTAGCAGATTACTATTGCCTAGCTCAACTTCTCAAAAAGAGGAGCTGGGACCTGGGAGGAATGACTCATCTG GATACCAAGCCTATCTCCATTGGTGGTTCCCCAAATCATAGCCAATCACCTGTAGCTCACTCAAGAATTAGAGACGATGAAACCCAAGAAACTGAAGCAGGAAAATCATTGAATGAGAAGCTAACATGTGCAAATGGGCCAAATGATTCTTTCCCACAGCATGGTGAACTACCACTGCCAGAGGTCTCTACAAGTGTAGGAGATGCTGATATGCAGGATTCTGTGAAGAGTTTAAGTGAGAAGCTCTCTGCTGCTCTTTTGACTATCAGTGCTAAAGAGGACTTGGTGAAGCAGCATGCAAAAGTTGCAGAAGATGTTGTTGCAG GTTGGGAGCTTGCTGAAGGTGAAGTTAGTAACCTGAAGCGGCCACTTGATGCTTCATCTCTGAAGAATCCCTCTCTGGGGTCGCTCTGGttgccccgtcgtcgtcgcccaTCCTCTCCACCCCACCCCGGCCTGTCTCCTCCCTGCCCGCCGAAAGGATGCTGCTGCTCACGCCGCTGCACCACTGGAGGAGCGCATCGACTGTGGCGCTCGGCTCTCCTCCCTGCCCGCATCTTCTTCGTCGCCGAGTAG
- the LOC123093360 gene encoding uncharacterized protein isoform X2 — translation MAIHVAVVVVLRATGWNRRHCTPLSSLCHCRRRGQAEASVRRRRTSRISAPPLKPPDGALHCLKDYYCLAQLLKKRSWDLGGMTHLDTKPISIGGSPNHSQSPVAHSRIRDDETQETEAGKSLNEKLTCANGPNDSFPQHGELPLPEVSTSVGDADMQDSVKSLSEKLSAALLTISAKEDLVKQHAKVAEDVVAGWELAEGEVSNLKRPLDASSLKNPSLGSLWLPRRRRPSSPPHPGLSPPCPPKGCCCSRRCTTGGAHRLWRSALLPARIFFVAE, via the exons ATGGCCATCCATGTCGCCGTTGTCGTCGTTCTTCGCGCCACCGGATGGAATCGCCGCCACTGCACGCCTCTGTCGAGCTTGTGCCATTGCCGTCGTCGCGGGCAGGCAGAAGCCTCTGTACGGCGTCGCCGCACAAGCCGGATCTCTGCACCTCCTCTCAAGCCGCCGGATGGCGCCCTCCATTGCCTGAAGG ATTACTATTGCCTAGCTCAACTTCTCAAAAAGAGGAGCTGGGACCTGGGAGGAATGACTCATCTG GATACCAAGCCTATCTCCATTGGTGGTTCCCCAAATCATAGCCAATCACCTGTAGCTCACTCAAGAATTAGAGACGATGAAACCCAAGAAACTGAAGCAGGAAAATCATTGAATGAGAAGCTAACATGTGCAAATGGGCCAAATGATTCTTTCCCACAGCATGGTGAACTACCACTGCCAGAGGTCTCTACAAGTGTAGGAGATGCTGATATGCAGGATTCTGTGAAGAGTTTAAGTGAGAAGCTCTCTGCTGCTCTTTTGACTATCAGTGCTAAAGAGGACTTGGTGAAGCAGCATGCAAAAGTTGCAGAAGATGTTGTTGCAG GTTGGGAGCTTGCTGAAGGTGAAGTTAGTAACCTGAAGCGGCCACTTGATGCTTCATCTCTGAAGAATCCCTCTCTGGGGTCGCTCTGGttgccccgtcgtcgtcgcccaTCCTCTCCACCCCACCCCGGCCTGTCTCCTCCCTGCCCGCCGAAAGGATGCTGCTGCTCACGCCGCTGCACCACTGGAGGAGCGCATCGACTGTGGCGCTCGGCTCTCCTCCCTGCCCGCATCTTCTTCGTCGCCGAGTAG